The proteins below are encoded in one region of Phycisphaerales bacterium AB-hyl4:
- a CDS encoding DUF6602 domain-containing protein: MFPAIAITTRRHAMTSNSSQYLASVAYELSAQATRVRDLIGDKHWLSDGHHHEALLRDLIRRHIGHSCTATRGFVIDPVDINLCSREQDILIIDERHESPFFQQNDLAIAFPRQVIAAISVKASLNSSSLKDAIEGLSTARFISNRSASNLNHIWTAAFFFDTSKTVDNTPSLMYKYVANSLNNNHPSAPNRRITCEDLPDFICAGQIGTVRSIRTGNGIAELSGSRCANLSPAVFLGVLLDHLASSRGLPMAHFAEFIDNMDFPPLTPQSITLNSNP, encoded by the coding sequence ATGTTTCCAGCCATCGCAATCACAACAAGAAGACACGCAATGACATCAAACTCATCTCAATATCTCGCGTCGGTCGCCTATGAACTATCAGCTCAAGCCACTCGCGTACGAGATCTAATTGGAGACAAACACTGGCTTTCTGATGGCCATCATCACGAAGCTCTCCTTCGGGATCTAATTCGGCGGCATATCGGCCATTCGTGCACGGCAACTAGAGGATTTGTCATTGATCCAGTCGATATTAATCTTTGCAGTCGAGAACAGGACATACTTATAATTGACGAACGCCATGAGTCACCATTTTTTCAACAAAATGATCTAGCAATAGCCTTCCCACGCCAAGTAATTGCAGCCATCTCAGTCAAAGCATCATTAAACAGCAGTTCACTTAAGGATGCCATAGAGGGACTATCCACGGCACGTTTTATTTCAAACCGATCAGCTTCGAATCTCAATCACATATGGACTGCCGCATTCTTCTTCGACACTAGCAAGACTGTCGATAACACACCTTCATTGATGTATAAGTATGTAGCAAACAGCCTTAACAACAACCATCCATCAGCCCCAAATCGCCGTATCACCTGCGAAGATTTGCCAGATTTCATCTGCGCAGGGCAGATTGGAACCGTCAGGTCCATCCGCACCGGCAATGGCATAGCCGAACTCAGTGGTTCACGTTGTGCAAATCTAAGCCCTGCTGTATTCCTGGGCGTCCTGCTCGATCACTTAGCATCATCACGTGGTCTTCCAATGGCACATTTCGCGGAGTTCATCGACAATATGGACTTCCCCCCATTAACCCCTCAGTCCATCACTCTAAACTCAAATCCTTGA